A window of Trichoderma atroviride chromosome 3, complete sequence contains these coding sequences:
- a CDS encoding uncharacterized protein (TransMembrane:4 (i133-152o158-177i356-374o386-417i)), protein MSVFHRRKGEAEGDVEAGGREDHSGSTVAPPQQPDNNLPEYAALERYISTYREGSRSGDDNQKKRRNVKWWQFWRSTDADLVEDAEPAKRVVPEAWLDTDIRTGIRINEVDERRKWSGWNELSAEKENMFVKFLGFFTGPILYVMEVAALLAVGLGDWIDFGVICGILLLNAFVAFYQEKSAADVVASLKGDIAMRCTVVRDGQEQNILAREIVPGDILIIQEGDTVAADVLLICDYTRTEDFEVFKQLRAEGKLGSSDDEAEEDEKEQEESALVSHRATPLVAVDQSAITGESLAVDKYLGDVAYYTTGCKRGKAYAIVTATAHDSFVGKTADLVQGAKDQGHFKAVMNNIGTSLLVLVMFWILAAWIGGFFHHLKIAEPGSQNLLHYALVLLIVGVPVGLPVVTTTTLAVGAAYLAKQKAIVQKLTAIESLAGVDILCSDKTGTLTANKLSIRDPYVVEGQDVNWMMAVAALASSHNLKTLDPIDKVTILTLKRYPKAREVLQQGWITDKFTPFDPVSKRITAECRLGKDKFICAKGAPKAILKLANPAEPLASLYREKDREFARRGFRSLGVCYKKNDEDWVLLGLLSMFDPPP, encoded by the exons ATGTCAGTCTTCCATCGACGCAAGGGTGAGGCCGAGGGCGACGTTGAGGCCGGTGGTCGTGAGGACCACTCTGGCAGCACCGTCGCTCCGCCCCAACAGCCCGACAACAACCTGCCCGAGTACGCTGCCCTGGAGCGATACATCTCCACCTACCGTGAGGGCTCCCGCAGCGGCGACGACAACCAGAAGAAGCGCCGCAATGTCAAGTGGTGGCAGTTCTGGCGGTCGACCGACGCCGATCTGGTTGAGGATGCCGAGCCGGCCAAGAGGGTTGTGCCCGAGGCCTGGTTGGACACGGACATTCGCACTGGTATTCGTATCAACGAGGTCGACGAGAGGAGAAAGTGGTCTGGCTGGAACGAGCTGAGCGCCGAGAAGGAGAATATGTTTGTCAAGTTTCTTGGTTTCTTTACTGGTCCTATTCTATATG TCATGGAGGTTGCCGCCCTGTTGGCCGTCGGTCTGGGTGACTGGATCGATTTCGGTGTCATCTGTGGTATCTTGCTGCTCAACGCTTTCGTCGCCTTCTACCAGGAAAAGTCTGCTGCCGATGTCGTCGCCTCTCTCAAGGGTGACATTGCCATGCGATGCACTGTTGTCCGTGACGGCCAGGAGCAGAACATTCTCGCCCGTGAAATCGTCCCCGGTGATATT CTCATCATCCAAGAGGGTGACACCGTTGCCGCTGATGTTCTCCTGATTTGCGACTACACTCGTACTGAGGATTTCGAGGTTTTCAAGCAGCTCCGCGCTGAAGGCAAGCTCGGCAGCAGtgacgacgaggctgaggaagacgaaaaggAACAGGAGGAGAGCGCTCTGGTCTCCCACCGCGCCACTCCCCTTGTTGCCGTCGATCAGTCCGCCATCACTGGTGAGTCCCTCGCCGTCGACAAGTACCTCGGTGACGTTGCCTACTACACCACCGGCTGCAAGCGCGGAAAGGCCTATGCCATTGTCACTGCCACTGCCCACGACTCTTTCGTCGGTAAGACTGCCGATCTCGTGCAGGGCGCCAAGGACCAGGGTCACTTCAAGGCTGTCATGAACAACATTGGTACCTCGctgctcgtcctcgtcatgTTCTGGATTCTCGCTGCCTGGATTGGCGGTTTCTTCCACCACCTCAAGATTGCCGAGCCCGGCTCCCAGAACCTGCTTCACTACGCCCTTGTGCTCCTCATTGTTGGTGTCCCCGTCGGTCTGCCCgtcgtcaccaccaccaccctgGCTGTCGGCGCCGCCTACCTCGCcaagcaaaaggccattgTCCAGAAGCTCACTGCCATCGAGTCCCTTGCTGGTGTCGACATTCTGTGCTCTGACAAGACCGGTACTCTCACTGCCAACAAGCTGTCCATCCGTGACCCCTACGTCGTTGAGGGCCAGGATGTCAACTGGATGATGGCCGTTGCCGCTCTCGCTTCTTCCCACAACCTCAAGACCCTCGACCCCATTGACAAGGTCACCATCCTGACCCTCAAGCGCTACCCCAAGGCCCGTGAGGTCCTTCAGCAGGGCTGGATCACCGACAAGTTCACCCCCTTCGACCCCGTCTCCAAGCGTATCACTGCTGAGTGCCGTCTCGGCAAGGACAAGTTCATCTGCGCCAAGGGTGCCCCCAAGGCCATTCTCAAGCTTGCCAACCCCGCCGAGCCCCTTGCCTCTCTCTACCGCGAGAAGGATCGTGAGTTTGCCCGCCGTGGTTTCCGATCTCTCGGTGTCTGCTACAAGAAGAACGACGAGGACTGGGTTCTCCTTGGTCTCCTGTCCATGTTCGACCCCCCCCCGTGA
- a CDS encoding uncharacterized protein (EggNog:ENOG41), producing the protein MRLREHAPPPYEEVSSHGPRVQLPIGELLSLALDGRSVFSATNPALVYYELSAAPLQATSLTYIVKKVKYRLAGNGRGDDANGRLRTRHDEIYLFRDAYVNFYAPRRIVIDGKAKDGRSYKSVKLSPGLLGWSTCSAAGHFRAKVGFGDRWRNRHQVIWKDDSGRIVAMEDAYTAYTATNSNTGSSSRPDGVSSPDGISSPDDSNSNNTSSSNIPTRNAPEHTSTVPCLKLLRLLDDKDLDLLVTCWTARLWKQSQKSHRSSPPSSMGRSRVKRFAARHLSLRYMTSLVSSNPTPTRRLEA; encoded by the exons ATGCGGCTGCGAGAACACGCTCCTCCGCCATATGAAGAGGTGTCCAGCCATGGCCCGCGAGTCCAGTTGCCCATTGGCGAGCTGCTGTCTCTGGCGCTCGACGGCCGCTCCGTCTTCTCGGCCACCAACCCGGCGCTCGTCTACTACGAGCTGAGCGCGGCGCCGTTGCAGGCGACGTCTCTGACTTACATTGTCAAAAAGGTGAAATACCGGCTGGCGGGCAATGGCCGgggcgacgatgccaacgGCCGGCTGCGCACCCGCCACGACGAGATTTACCTCTTCCGCGATGCCTACGTCAACTTTTATGCGCCGCGGCGCATCGTCATCGacggcaaggccaaggacggcCGCAGCTACAAGAGCGTCAAGCTCTCGCCGGGCCTCTTGGGCTGGTCGACGTGCTCGGCGGCGGGCCACTTCAGGGCCAAGGTGGGATTTGGCGATCGCTGGCGGAACCGCCATCAGGTCATCTGGAAGGACGACAGCGGCCGCATCGTGGCCATGGAGGACGCATACACTGCTTACACTGCTACCAACAGCAATACCGGGAGTAGCAGTAGGCCAGATGGTGTGAGCAGTCCAGACGGCATCAGCAGTCCAGacgacagcaacagcaacaacaccagcagcagcaatatccCGACTCGCAATGCGCCGGAACACACATCGACTGTGCCCTGCTTGAAGCTCCTGCGCCTGCTCGACGACAAAGACCTGGATCTGCTGGTGACGTGCTGGACAGCACGGCTCTGGAAGCAGTCGCAGAAATCACACCGCAGCTCGCCTCCATCGTCCATGGGCCGGTCCAGAG TCAAGCGATTTGCAGCACGACACCTCAGCCTGCGGTACATGACCAGCCTAGTTTCGTCCAATCCAACCCCGACCCGGCGCCTCGAAGCGTAG
- a CDS encoding uncharacterized protein (EggNog:ENOG41): protein MADRIANTNGITARKRKTHRKSRLGCGNCKIRSVKVQSHALLVSLSFVPPPCLPFPVEYTVAHT from the coding sequence ATGGCCGATCGCATCGCCAACACAAACGGCATCACAGCCCGCAAACGCAAGACTCATCGCAAGTCTCGCCTTGGCTGCGGCAACTGCAAGATTCGCAGCGTCAAAGTACAATCTCATGCTCTCCTTGTCTCCCTCTCATTCGTTCCCCCGCCGTGTCTTCCGTTTCCCGTGGAATATACCGTAGCACACACATGA